The genomic region TTagactgtgaagggtattataactatgatgcagctgaagttaagatttcttctttcttacatttttgaaataaaataattgtgctAATGGCAACAACTAACTGTTATATGCaattaattagaattaaaaaataagcgaTTTTCCAAATAACGAATAGCTTTAAATAGAACACTTGGATTCTGGTTCAAAAAGAATTagtttgtatgcatttgtaaAAAGTTGGCGGATTTCGAAGCACATCCGcttcacattttatttaaaacataaaaacttataatttattgcatattttggtatttatcaattttatttatcttcACTTATTTCAAGCAATcgttgttttaatatttaaagaacagaataataaaaaaagcaattttaaaacggtaaattttatacaaatatgtatatgcgtgcaaatattataaatatatgacaACAAATTACGAACGCAATTTGGTTGAACACACCTTCGCGTTGCCATGTTATGGAAGAAGTTATGACAactcaaaatttaaacaatatatttattatcaaaaaatgtagcatatgtaattaaaaacaagCATAATTACAACtagttaaacaataaaaaaaaataatacggtAATAATTTTACTTAAGAACTTTAAACGATTTATTATTACTCAGCGTACTTACAATGATAATTTGtcatgaaatttgtttattatcaaATTATTATGAGAAAGCTTGAAAAAATAACTGCAAAACTAtctatcatttttgaaaaaatgttaaactgagagttaatttatttttacatatttgcaaaaaaaaaaatctacattACATTATCTCtacataaagttttaaaaaccgAGTCCAATAACGTGGCATCCCTGAAACGCTTACGTTTGCTCCAAAACATTAACCGAGGGGGCCACGAAACGGCAAAAATTATGCATTGGCATTTTTTGCTTTCGCATTTTTTGACTtaatcattgttgttgcttttatttttctgtcATTCTGTTGCtgtataaaaattgaattttgcccGGCAGCAGAAAAACGCACGTAATCTCGTTCGGGAGCCACGGAAGCTGTCAAAGGCGGCACCGTTGTCGTCATCAACAATTGAGTAACTCTGTGTAATAGTCATACTGCAAGCGGCATacaaaacaacacaacaaaaaccACTTAGCTAAATTGGACATACGCTTACTATTGGAATGCGAGTCAAGTATCAACGCCTAAAAACAAACGAAACTAAGCTGCAACAATGTCAGTAAATTAAGCTAATCTCAATTTTAAGAAGCGAAACAAAGTCATTGAGTTTTGTAAGCAGTCAATGCACTGCCGAACTCCAATTGGAACAAAGCGAAGTTGAGGTGTAAAGGAAAGTGAgctgttataaataaatattgaagcaATAGAGCACAGCGCAATAAGATGGGTGCTATATTGGCCAAGTTCAGGGTAAGGCAGCATATTTATATGCAGGTGACCTTCGTTGGCCCCACAAttgatatacaaatttattcatacaccaaaaacacaatattatctacatacatgcatgttaTAAAGTCTatagttttatgtttttttttgtgtgtactGCATCTATTTATAGAAAGAAAAGTCCACCGCAGAGGTACTCGAGGGACTGGAGGAGAAAATCAcacaaatagaaaaatatacattgaATACACAGGAGCAAAAACGACGCATTGTAGGCAATTTTCTTGCTACATCAATTGGCATTTATGTGATcgcatttattgttttttactttgtatactTTCCGCCGACATGGCGAGAGCGAATCGTTTACTCAGTGCCATTACTTTTGTTCCCATTTGTGTAAGTAGATACAAGTGCCTGGGCGCCAATGTAATCCGGTCTAGCGGGTGTTGTTGTTCAGCTTCACTGCATATCATatcatgtatttgttttttatttatataaaatcatggatatttttttttgttgttttagtatCATACTCCTGCGACGTTTATTTACGTGGTACTTCGAGCGAAAGTTGAATAAAAACTCCAATAAGCTGACAGCGTTGCATaccgaaaaaaagaaaatattagagCAGGTCATGGATAAGGAGACTTACAAGGTGAGTGCACGACGATGATGACGAGTAggcgtaaatatgtacatactttaacatattttatatatgtcaAGAAATGgtgtttaaagaaaataatgtaactaaacaattttaaatgtagaatttatgattttaagtgaaacgcatatatttttatttgcaaaaaatattttttttgtttttgtataatataatgTCTAAAATTATCTCAAAACAGGTCGCAGTAAAACTCCTAGCCAAGTATGGCGACAAAACTAATGGTCAGAGGCCATTCCTTGGTAAAGAATTTTGTACTTCGCATTTGTATAACTCTTTATTTAATTCCATATTATTCATTGTAGCTTTGACTCCACGTCCACCGGCAGTCAGTAACTTGAGCGCAGCATCGCAACGTCTTACCATTGGACAATCGCCAAATGCGCCTGCTACCACAAGTAGCCTACAAGATCTGCGATTGCGTCCAACCTTGAGTACCACATCGCTTTCGGCTACACCACGTCAGCTCTCCAGTCTACGCGGTTCACCAGTTGCATCGTTAGCCGgtacacagtcgctattgccACGTGCACCCCTACCAATTACACCGCAAAGACGACCGATTGGACAGGAATTGCGCAAACGCACACCTTTCCCGATTGTCAATCAGCAAGGAAAAGGTGTTTTGGAACGTATAGTTGATGTACTTATTGGCGATGGTCCAAAGGACCGTTTTGCTATGATTTGCAAAGAGTGTTTTGCGCATAACGgtgagtatttttattttggtgtgGCAATAATGAAAGTAATGACAAATCGCAATATGCTTTCGtatttactttcaaaaagtaatataaattaaGCTGTTGCTACTGTTATTTTGCGCATTCATTTTGTTTGCCATATCGTATTTCGCACTTTCGTccagttgttgttgcagtgtgTATATTAAGTTTCGCTTTAAATTCATTAGGTATGGCACTTAAAGAAGACTTTGATTACGCCACATTTCGTTGCGCTTTTTGTAATGCGCTGAATCCAGCACGTAAAGCACGCCCCATTGCACCGCGTCTGCCGGAGCAGCATTTCTCACCGCTGAAGCGTGACTCAAGCTCATCGTCGACACCGACGGACGTTGACTCGGAAAATGACGGTAAGTAAACCTAAAAAAATACTCACACAATGCAGtgttataaatttgtatttatatgcagAGCCCGTCGGCGCAACACCAACaccattaacagcaacaacaccacgCATACAATTAACCGAAGCCATCAATACACCTGTAAAAGCAGCAGAAGCCAGCGCTTTTGAAGATGCAACTGTTGGTGGTGTGCGTCGTCAAGCGGAAATTGGCGCAGGCGATGGCCCTGATGTAACAGCAGGTGATGTTGTCGCTGATGCGGCTGGTGAGGAGAAGATGGAAATCGAGCATGGTGACGAGCAAGAAAACGAAGCACTAGCAGCTGAAGTTGTTGCTAATTTGCAGGCGCTACAGGCGGCTGAAGCCAACGAGATGAGTAGACTGCAAGAGCGTTTCGCCCAAATGTATGCAACAACTGACACAGAACAGCAGGAGCAACAGTCCGTTGGCGCAGCTGAAGCCGACGAAAATGCCGAAGAAGCGCGGGAGCCAGCGGAGGAGCTTGATGAATTCAAGAAATTGAAATAACACTAGATACAGTTACACGTTAGTGGCTGGGTTTGGCCATGGAGGCATGGAGCAGGTGGTAGAATGTCGGTTAAGGCTCGCCTTTATTTTGCGCCGTTCGCTTGTGCGGCGTAAACGTTTACTCATTACGCTTGGAGtcttgttaaatatttataaaaacgataacaaaaacaacactacactttagtttaattaatcgattttaatttgatgtatgattttaaatttttttcatattttttttattttaaatattttatataatatctcGCAATCCGCTTAGATTTATAACTTATTAATGCacacacttttttttaactgttactcattaaatttaataattaaaattgagcGGATATTGAGTTCATTTCCTTTTGTTTCAACTAGTGAAATGCGAAAAgcaatgaaattgaatttaatatcatatatatattgcatgtttgtacatacatacatataatataaatatttttaaatattttagtgaatgaatatttaaatgataTGCATTAATTGTATGGATTTTTATATGGAACATCGAGCGAAACAAATCATattgaataattattaaaatgtcataTTTTAACTATAAACATCGTTAGTATTTAATTATATGCGAATGGCGGGCAGTTAACAACACGGTTGAAAGTGAAAGTGTTCAACAGTTGTGAATAATTACCGTAACTAACGGCAAACCCTCGCAAGCAACTGCTAGGCACTTGCTGTTCTATTTCtatatgcgtacatatgtacatatgtacgtgtgtctGCTCGACAGCTGTTTAGTTGAGTTGATTTGTTTGAGGTGATTTGTAATTCtactattaaataaaataacagctTGTGTTGAGGTGCGGGCCACACTATTGTTGACCAATAAGCGCATGCGACTGTTGATAACGCGAGAACTTGAAATAAGCGGCTATGCGGGGGCGCCTCATTAAGTTTCGAATTAGTTGGTGATGTAAGACCTAAAGCAGAATTAAGTAATCGATCCGAGCAGTTTCCAATTACCCAGCCgtcctttgttgttgttgttgttgcaacgggTACCTAATCCACGTTAGGGTGGAAAGGATTAGACAAGatgtcatcgaggtcatccaacaGTAAGCCCAGGTGCTGTTTCGACGTGGTCGAACCATAGGGAGAGGgatgtcagatgtgtagggttagcttGTCATGTGAAGAGGTGGTTAGAGCCATGCGGAGACCCATTGCATGCATCTATATGGTATGtcggggtcgattctggataagtaagaGTTCAACCTGCTATAGTGTCCAGAAAAAAGCTGAGCAAGCGTCCGGCTGGACAGTAACCATGCAGCATCGATGCGATGTTGTAGAAGGCAGAGGCTTCAGACGTACCAGAATATTGCACTATGTACGAAAATATATTGCTTGATATATTCCATTTAACACCTGCGTTGGAGGCCGCCAACTCCGGTTAAGCAAAGCACTCTTTTCTGAGCAGTCTCTGATAAGGTGCTTTCGTAGAAAACGTTATTTATAGTAGAGCCACTAACACCTTCATCGACTCCTTCCCAGTGAATGGCATATTTGTATTGAGACCATTAACCATTGCATACGAAGAGCTCTAGTTGTATTGCGAACCCAAAGTGACCCTCGCTCAACCTTGGGCTAGATGTTGTAGCAAGTCAAGTACCTACCTTTACAGGTTAGGCCCGGGGcatatcaaatatgtatatgcatgtccTACGCGCAATCAGTCCCCACATGACTTTAACCACCTCTTTGTATACCCATTGAATATTACTCATCTACCATCCTGTCCCTATGATCCGGTCTTGTGCAGACAGCACGATTCCTGGGCTTCCCATTAGATTATTTCAATGACAACTAACTTGAACGTTGCCACCCAAATAGTGTCTAGATAACCGTTAGATAtcttaacaacaataacaaccaaaGAAACTGACATTCCATGTTGTTGAAATTATTAGACCACGCGaatgtttaacaaaactaacatATTAATTTACCTCAGCTTATCAGATGTCTGGAAAGATGTAAACCCTACCATAGCGTTTGATAACGGACACTTACTTGTAGAATGGTATCGCAGATAATTACTATACTCTGAGATGTCAGGAATGCAATCCTTGTCTGGGTTTCCACATGTATGCTGGAGGGCTGAGGCCAGTGGGCGAGTTTAGGGATGGACCACttcttgaaataaattttattctataGACTCAATTATGTAGGGAATAAAGACAGGCAGGCagtcttaatataaaattaaccaACTCAATCAAGCTACAAAATTGGCGACCTATTAACGACAATAGCTTCTAAGgattaaaaagtgaaaagagTCTTGAACTTTCTTTATTGCGGGGAAAAGAAAGAAGTCCAGTCTAGAAACAAATTGTTTAAAGGCAAGGCAGTGAGGCTTATTTATCAGAGAAGTTAGTGAGAGCCATGAAACAATTGGAATGAAGCCAATGGCCGATTTGAATAAGGCAACTAGAGGTCATGAACGCACAGCAAAATCTGTATATCTCTCATTCTAAAAATATGGACTCCCAGAAAAGGTTGCCACCGACGATAACATCAAAAAaggccacaaaataattttgaaagaacGTATAGTGAAGTTGTACGAGATAGCagacactctaaagatatccACATTACTTGTATATGAAGTCCaggaaagctctgtgcaaagagGGTTCCGCGCGAGCTCGCTTTTGACCGAAAACAACGACGTCGGAGCAGTATTTGGAGATATTAAAGCATCGATATATGGCAAGGACATGGCTTCATCATTTCACTCAGAAGTTCAAACGACAGTCAGCCGAGTGGACTGCATACGATGCACCCgttccaaagcgtggaaaaacacAAGTCGGCTGACAAGGTTACGGCGTTTATATATTGGAATgcgcatgaaataatttttattgaataccTTGCAAAAAGAAGGACCATCCACAACGCCTATTACATAACGCTATTGGACCCGTGGGAAGGTTGAAATCGCTGAAAAACGGCCGCAGttgcagaaaaagaaagtgcagaTTTACCAAGATAATGCATCGTGCAATGCACTCTTTTCTgtcaagtcagtgaaaacgttgGCAAAAATCAAAGAATTGGGCCTCAAATTGCTACCCCATTCTCCAGATCTGCGCccccagcgactattacatgttcccagatctcaaaagaatgctcagTTGGAAGAAATTTTCGGCTAATGatgaggtgatcgccgaaactgaggcttaTTTAAAGTGAAGGACAAATCACACAACAAAAATGGTAGCGAATATTTGGAGGGACACTAAAACAGTATATTCCAGGGAACTATGTtcaagaaaaaaacgaaaaatgtgttttactacgGTAGGCCATGGATTATTCAGTTGACCTGTTATTCTGATATCGAGGTGATGTCTTCAGCTAGCAGGAAAGACGTTAAGAATTAACCTGATTTGGCAAATATACACCTTCTTAATTGAATCCATGGTATTTCAAAGGTTACCACGAACTTTTATGTCATTTGAGCCCAGCTTCGCTCTTGAGTAATCGAATGAAAACCGAAAGTGTCACGAAACACCCGCAGCCACACCAAAAAAGGGCCATGGAGCACACGAAGCTGTGACAGATTTTATGTCACGAAATGCGAATATAAAAGAATTATTACCGTTTTCCAACCAGAAATGAAATCAAGCGGAAAATTGTTATAGCGCAATGTTGAACCATATAggtgaatatattttaatttataaattatacatacaaacatacatatgtacgtacattatATAAGCACTTGTTGTCGTTGTCACACTAACTaaagtacaaacatatgtatgtctatgtgCATATGGCAGTacgaaagcaaaagcaaaaacgcaACGCCAGAATAAATGCATGCGTCAGTCGCCACCTTAAGCGTCACCGACACCGCTGCAGcgatacaaaaaaatatattataacaacaaaaacgatataataattaagaaaaaagtaagTTTTCTCGCGCGACTGTTGCCAGTTGCTGATAGGGGCGC from Bactrocera tryoni isolate S06 chromosome 3, CSIRO_BtryS06_freeze2, whole genome shotgun sequence harbors:
- the LOC120771906 gene encoding endoplasmic reticulum junction formation protein lunapark-A isoform X2 yields the protein MGAILAKFRKEKSTAEVLEGLEEKITQIEKYTLNTQEQKRRIVGNFLATSIGIYVIAFIVFYFVYFPPTWRERIVYSVPLLLFPFVIILLRRLFTWYFERKLNKNSNKLTALHTEKKKILEQVMDKETYKVAVKLLAKYGDKTNGQRPFLALTPRPPAVSNLSAASQRLTIGQSPNAPATTSSLQDLRLRPTLSTTSLSATPRQLSSLRGSPVASLAGTQSLLPRAPLPITPQRRPIGQELRKRTPFPIVNQQGKGVLERIVDVLIGDGPKDRFAMICKECFAHNGMALKEDFDYATFRCAFCNALNPARKARPIAPRLPEQHFSPLKRDSSSSSTPTDVDSENDEPVGATPTPLTATTPRIQLTEAINTPVKAAEASAFEDATVGGVRRQAEIGAGDGPDVTAGDVVADAAGEEKMEIEHGDEQENEALAAEVVANLQALQAAEANEMSRLQERFAQMYATTDTEQQEQQSVGAAEADENAEEAREPAEELDEFKKLK
- the LOC120771906 gene encoding endoplasmic reticulum junction formation protein lunapark-A isoform X1; the encoded protein is MGAILAKFRKEKSTAEVLEGLEEKITQIEKYTLNTQEQKRRIVGNFLATSIGIYVIAFIVFYFVYFPPTWRERIVYSVPLLLFPFVIILLRRLFTWYFERKLNKNSNKLTALHTEKKKILEQVMDKETYKVAVKLLAKYGDKTNGQRPFLGKEFCTSHLYNSLFNSILFIVALTPRPPAVSNLSAASQRLTIGQSPNAPATTSSLQDLRLRPTLSTTSLSATPRQLSSLRGSPVASLAGTQSLLPRAPLPITPQRRPIGQELRKRTPFPIVNQQGKGVLERIVDVLIGDGPKDRFAMICKECFAHNGMALKEDFDYATFRCAFCNALNPARKARPIAPRLPEQHFSPLKRDSSSSSTPTDVDSENDEPVGATPTPLTATTPRIQLTEAINTPVKAAEASAFEDATVGGVRRQAEIGAGDGPDVTAGDVVADAAGEEKMEIEHGDEQENEALAAEVVANLQALQAAEANEMSRLQERFAQMYATTDTEQQEQQSVGAAEADENAEEAREPAEELDEFKKLK